The genomic DNA CTCACAATCAGCGCCGTTTGTCTCAAAATGCGGACAGCGGGATGGATTGTTACTTGCGAGTCGTGTTTGTCGCCCGTCACACTGGGCAATGTGATGGTTGAGCGGTACAGAAATTCCGGCGGCTTCAGCGGAAGGCGTGTGGCGGATCTGAACCGGTCGACGCACCGGCTCTCGCACAGTAAGAGGTAAAAAGATGTCCGTCACTTCCGGATACGTCCACATCTCCGTTCGTAACGCCCAAAACCGCGCTGCTGCAGCGCAGCGTCAGGTGGCCTCAGGCGCCGGATACGCGGCAGCCCCGGCGGCCCAGCGTCCGCTCCAGGCCGTGCCTGGCCTGCAGGAGCGCCAGCCGATGACTGCACCGACGCCGGTGGTTTCCCAGAACCAGCCCGGTCGCGGCCCGCAGGCGGTCAAAACGGATACCGAAGCGCGCGGCTTTGTGCTGTATGTCGGGATGGATGAGGCGGCGGCTCAGGCCGCGGGTACATCCCTCGGCAAGCTGGCCACGCAGGTGCGGGCCTTTCTGCAGACTCTAGCGCCGGAAGCCAAGACGCACGCCGCCGTCGCTCTCGCCCCGGCCGACGCACAGGGCGACAACATCGACGTCGTCCGTCAGGCGCTGGGGGATCCCACCGTCTCCCGCCGCCCGCGCACCGAGGCCGCCCGCGCCCAGCAAGCTGCGCCGCGTCCCTCCGGCGTGCTCATCGATCTGTCCCGCCGCGAGGTGCACCTCGACGGGGAGTCGCTCAACCTCACCTACAAGGAGTTCGAGCTGTTGAACTA from Zhihengliuella flava includes the following:
- a CDS encoding winged helix-turn-helix domain-containing protein, producing MSVTSGYVHISVRNAQNRAAAAQRQVASGAGYAAAPAAQRPLQAVPGLQERQPMTAPTPVVSQNQPGRGPQAVKTDTEARGFVLYVGMDEAAAQAAGTSLGKLATQVRAFLQTLAPEAKTHAAVALAPADAQGDNIDVVRQALGDPTVSRRPRTEAARAQQAAPRPSGVLIDLSRREVHLDGESLNLTYKEFELLNYLVENGTRTVGREELLSNLWRNAEETPNERTIDVHIRRLRSKLGRLANTVRTVRGQGYRFYEHPEVVVWAAPEYSI